A DNA window from Anas acuta chromosome 4, bAnaAcu1.1, whole genome shotgun sequence contains the following coding sequences:
- the FGB gene encoding fibrinogen beta chain: MKLLLLLLLCVPFIKSQASTDYDDEDESTVPEARGHRPLDKRRETAPTLRPVAPPISGTGYQPRPRKPDKQGSKKERIIYPDAGGCKHPLEELGVLCPTGCELQTALVKQEKIVTSVIRDLKDKVTKFSDTSTTFYQYVNMIDDKLIKTQKQRKDNDILLSEYNTEVELHYNYIKDNLDNNIPSSLRVLRAVTETLYKKIQKLENAIATQTDYCRSPCVASCNIPVVTGKECEDIFRKGGETSEMYLIQPDPFVRPYRVYCDMETDDGGWTLIQNRQDGSVNFGRAWDEYKKGFGNVAKSGGKNYCDTPGEYWLGNDKISQLTKIGPTKVLIEMEDWNGDKVSARYGGFTIHNEGNKYQLSVSNYGGNAGNALMEGASTLYGENRTMTIHNGMFFSTYDRDNDGWLTTDSRKQCSKEDGGGWWYNRCHAANPNGRYYWGGSYSWDMAKHGTDDGIVWMNWKGSWYSMKKISMKIKPYFPD, translated from the exons ATGAAGCTGCTCCTGTTGCTCCTGCTCTGTGTTCCTTTCATTAAATCCCAGGCTTCTACTGATTACGATGATGAG GACGAAAGCACTGTACCTGAGGCTCGAGGCCACCGACCCCTAGACAAAAGGCGAGAAACGGCCCCCACGCTCAGACCCGTGGCACCTCCCATCTCTGGAACTGGGTACCAGCCCCGGCCACGAAAGCCGGATAAGCAGGGCAGCAAGAAGGAACGTATCATCTATCCTGATGCTGGTGGCTGCAAGCATCCTCTCGAGGAGCTG ggagtACTCTGTCCAACTGGATGTGAACTGCAAACTGCACtggtaaaacaagaaaagattgTGACATCAGTTATTCGTGATCTAAAAGACAAAGTGACCAAATTTTCTGATACTTCTACAACTTTCTATCAATATGTGAATATGATAGATGATAAACTGATAaagacacagaaacaaagaaaag ACAATGATATTTTACTTTCTGAGTATAACACAGAAGTGGAATTgcattataattatataaaggATAATCTGGACAATAACATCCCATCAAGCCTCAGGGTCCTTCGTGCAGTCACGGAAACTTTATACAAAAAGAtccagaaactggaaaatgcCATTGCAACCCAAACAGACTACTGCCGTTCCCCATGCGTTGCTTCCTGTAATATTCCGGTGGTTACAGGCAAAG AATGTGAGGATATTTTCAGAAAGGGAGGTGAAACATCTGAAATGTACCTCATCCAACCAGATCCTTTCGTCAGACCATACAGAGTATACTGTGACATGGAAACAGATGATGGAG GCTGGACTTTGATTCAGAACCGCCAGGATGGCAGTGTTAATTTTGGAAGAGCGTGGGATGAATATAAAAAAGGATTTGGAAATGTTGCAAAGAGTGGAGGGAAGAACTACTGTGATACACCAG GTGAATATTGGCTTGGAAATGACAAAATCAGCCAACTTACCAAGATAGGGCCCACTAAAGTTTTAATTGAAATGGAAGATTGGAATGGTGATAAAGTATCAGCTCGCTATGGAGGTTTCACCATACATAATGAAGGAAACAAGTACCAGCTTTCAGTTAGTAACTACGGAGGCAATGCAGGCAATGCTTTGATGGAAGGAGCTTCAACGTTGTATGGAGAAAACAGGACAATGACAATTCACAATGGCATGTTCTTCAGTACTTACGACAGAGACAATGATGGATG GTTAACTACAGATTCAAGAAAACAGTGCTCCAAAGAAGATGGTGGTGGATGGTGGTACAATCGTTGCCATGCAGCCAACCCCAATGGCAGATACTACTGGGGAGGGTCCTACAGCTGGGATATGGCAAAACATGGTACAGATGATGGTATTGTATGGATGAACTGGAAAGGGTCATGGTATTCAATGAAGAAGATTAGCATGAAAATCAAGCCATACTTCCCAGATTAA